CTGCCCAGTACGAGCGAACCGATGCCCGGAAGGCACATCGGAACGGGTATAAGGACCGATCCCTCAAGACCCGATACGGGGAGACGATCCTCCGGAAACCGCAGTTTCGGGAGTTCCCGTTCGAGACACAGGTCTTTGGACGGTATGCCCGGGTGGAGAAGGCTCTGGTGAATGCAA
The Methanoculleus thermophilus DNA segment above includes these coding regions:
- a CDS encoding transposase, whose protein sequence is MDILAFIEDYLIDQEDGMKNLITGFLNQVMLAEALQQAGAAQYERTDARKAHRNGYKDRSLKTRYGETILRKPQFREFPFETQVFGRYARVEKALVNA